CGCAGCCGCAGGTTCTGTTGCTTCTGCACCTTGGGTTGCCCCTTGTGTAGCTTCGGCAGTAGGGGTTGCATCCCCTCCAGTGGTAGGGGTATCATTACCTTTGCATGCTGCCATGGAAAATGCCATTACCAGCACTAGCATGATTGCCAGTATTTTTCTGAATTTCTTCATCCTTAAATCTCCTCCTTGGATTCACTCCCATTAATTTGTTTTTGTTAGATCAGATCTTTTATTCTGCCTTTCCCTTGACAAAACCTAGATAGTATTAAGGTTTCTAACAGATCCTCCCTTAACAAGCTGTACCTTTAGGTATATATTATCTAATGAGGTTGTCATTGGACTCTCTATTAGATTTATAAGCTGCTTAGCAGCTTCAGCTCCAATTTTATCAGTATCCTGTTTAATTGTGGTAAGCTTAGGTTCCAATGCCTGAGATACCGATATACCATCATATCCTGCTACAGATATATCATCAGGAATTTTAAGCCCCATCCTCCTTGCTGTATTCATAACACCAAGTGCTGCATAATCATCAGGAGCAATAATGCAGGTAGGAGGCTCTGGTAGTTCCAACAGCCTGACCGCTAGTTCCTCTGCTGATTCCGCACTACGGTATATTCCTTCTTTAAAATATTCCTCCGGTATTGTTATCCCATTTTCTTTCATAATATTATTAAAACTAACTAACCTGTTATGGGTAACAGATGACTTTGTTCCATGTATGTACGCTATCTTCCTATGCCCTTGATCTATAATGTGCTGTGTAAGTTGTCTCATCCCTTCTACATTATCTGATAAAACAGATATAGCTTCGTTAAAAGCATGATCTATAGTGACAACCGGATAATCACTATTCACAAGTTCAAGCACTTCAGGATCTCCAAACTCGGCACAGGCAATAAATACACCATCAAAATTACGATACCGGCAGTGCTCTAAGTATGTCATCTTTCTATTACCTATGTTATGCTCAATAAAGGTTATGTCATAGCCTCTCTTAGCCGCACGTTCTTTAAAAGATGCCAATATATGTGCAAAATATTCATTCCGCAATCCATGATTGGATAGAGTTGAAAATAACACACCGATATTATAGGTTTTTTTCATCTTCAGCGCTCTGGCGTTCGCATCCGGAAAATATCCAATTTCACTAGCTGCTCTTATAATTAACTCTCTTGTTGCCTCACTGATGTCCTGATATCCGTTCAATGCTTTACTTACAGTTGAAACAGATACTCCACATCTCAATGAAAGATCTTTTATTGTTGCCACTTATTTTCACCACCGTCTTTCCTATCGAAAACAGACTATAACGTTTTCGTATTTTCATTATATAGCATATTGAACAAATTATCAAGTATTATTTTTTATTTTTTATCTCTTTTTCTCCTTATTTTCTATGAGGCATATAAATTCTATATTCGATATGTTCGTATATTACCTATTTTATAAATTTTATTAAGTTCCTTAACTAAAACCCAAACTATTTTCATAATATATTTTCGGTGTTTTCGCAATTACCGATATATTTCCACAAATTTCTACAATACAGAGCATTAACAATAATGCTGTATATTGTTTACACCCAAAAAAGGCCCTGTTCCAATCCAGGAACAAGACCTAAGAATCTTTATCAACCAACCGGTTAATATATATTAAAAATTTTCTTTTGCACCTTTAACAAGCCAATCCCCAGAACTCCGATAACTACTCCCGTAACGATTCCGGCTATCATAAGTATCGGAAAGTAATAAGCAATACTGCTTGTTTCAAGAATTATAGCCGCTACAATAATCTGACCTAAATTATGAGAGATGCCTCCCACAATACTTACACCTACAATGCTGAATAATTTGGACCTTTTTAACAAACTCATAGTAATCCAACTCAGGATGCCACCAGACAGACTATAGATAATACTAAATAAATTACCAAATGTAAATCCTACCAATATAATTCGCAGACAGGATATAGCAAGAGCCT
The nucleotide sequence above comes from Anaerocolumna cellulosilytica. Encoded proteins:
- a CDS encoding Gx transporter family protein, with protein sequence MKNTTAVKVAFYGMFVALAFIFSYIEAIIPFPVSIAPGVKLGLANIVVLMALYAMGAKEALAISCLRIILVGFTFGNLFSIIYSLSGGILSWITMSLLKRSKLFSIVGVSIVGGISHNLGQIIVAAIILETSSIAYYFPILMIAGIVTGVVIGVLGIGLLKVQKKIFNIY
- a CDS encoding LacI family DNA-binding transcriptional regulator, with the translated sequence MATIKDLSLRCGVSVSTVSKALNGYQDISEATRELIIRAASEIGYFPDANARALKMKKTYNIGVLFSTLSNHGLRNEYFAHILASFKERAAKRGYDITFIEHNIGNRKMTYLEHCRYRNFDGVFIACAEFGDPEVLELVNSDYPVVTIDHAFNEAISVLSDNVEGMRQLTQHIIDQGHRKIAYIHGTKSSVTHNRLVSFNNIMKENGITIPEEYFKEGIYRSAESAEELAVRLLELPEPPTCIIAPDDYAALGVMNTARRMGLKIPDDISVAGYDGISVSQALEPKLTTIKQDTDKIGAEAAKQLINLIESPMTTSLDNIYLKVQLVKGGSVRNLNTI